A single region of the Lates calcarifer isolate ASB-BC8 linkage group LG16_LG22, TLL_Latcal_v3, whole genome shotgun sequence genome encodes:
- the slc25a16 gene encoding graves disease carrier protein, which translates to MTSEAAVSTPPAMSVTPAKRDYYWLRSFVAGGVAGCCAKTTIAPLDRVKILLQAQNPHYKHLGVFSTLRAVPKKEGFLGLYKGNGAMMVRIFPYGAIQFMAFDNYKKLLSKQIGISGHIHRLMAGSMAGMTAVICTYPLDVIRARLAFQVKGEHRYTGIANAFHTIYLKEGGILGFYRGLTPTLIGMAPYAGFSFFTYGTLKSLGLKHFPELLGRPSSDNPDVLVLKTHVNLLCGGVAGAIAQTISYPLDVARRRMQLGAVLPDSEKCVSLSKTLKYVYNEYGIKKGLYRGLSLNYIRCVPSQAVAFTTYEFMKQVLHLN; encoded by the exons ATGACATCGGAGGCTGCCGTCTCCACACCTCCTGCCATGAGCGTGACCCCCGCCAAAAGGGACTACTACTGGCTTCGCTCCTTTGTAGCTGGAG gTGTAGCAGGATGCTGTGCAAAAACTACCATTGCTCCTCTGGACAGAGTCAAGATTCTCCTTCAAGCCCAGAACCCCCATTACAAACACCTTG GAGTGTTTTCCACTCTCAGAGCTGTGCCAAAGAAAGAGGGCTTCCTTGGCTTGTACAAGGGTAATGGGGCAATGATGGTCAGGATATTTCCTTATGGAGCTATCCAGTTCATGGCCTTTGACAATTATAAAAAG CTGCTAAGTAAACAGATTGGGATCTCTGGACACATCCACCGCCTCATGGCAGGGTCTATGGCAG GGATGACTGCAGTGATATGCACCTACCCTCTGGATGTGATCCGAGCCAGACTGGCCTTCCAGGTGAAAGGAGAGCATCGCTACACTGGAATTGCCAATGCCTTCCACACAATCTACCTTAAG GAGGGGGGCATTTTGGGCTTCTACAGGGGCCTTACCCCAACACTTATTGGAATGGCCCCTTATGCAG GTTTCTCATTCTTCACCTATGGCACCCTGAAGAGTCTTGGCTTGAAACACTTCCCAGAGCTGCTGGGACGTCCTTCCTCAGACAACCCCGATGTCCTCGTCCTGAAAACCCACGTCAACCTCCTCTGTGGAGGGGTTGCCGGTGCCATCGCGCAGACAATATC GTATCCTTTAGATGTGGCGAGGAGACGAATGCAGTTGGGAGCTGTGCTTCCTGACTCTGAGAAATGCGT ATCACTGAGCAAGACTCTGAAGTATGTGTATAACGAGTATGGGATCAAGAAGGGACTGTACCGAGGCCTTTCTCTTAACTACATCCGCTGTGTCCCCTCCCAAGCTGTGGCCTTCACCACTTATGAGTTCATGAAACAGGTCCTACACCTGAACTAG
- the tet1 gene encoding LOW QUALITY PROTEIN: methylcytosine dioxygenase TET3 (The sequence of the model RefSeq protein was modified relative to this genomic sequence to represent the inferred CDS: deleted 1 base in 1 codon), with product MPATTKPARRQTPAQRKNAQKVIGTKRQTCNSNKPQGRATERPQKAPAESRRSTVRAQVQLGRSPHGRGVSGPAGQGPGRSPGRVNHALNVTGSARLRRPSNLPEHCSELQDPLGRRTSLRGTRVSVTPCQPPKPGRGGRNSRGSRGRGAASQHGNTTNQPSSTSINDSTPDKGDEESEKVDTCDVEEILPVSLKTDFEVPASIKDQGLGVNNAKEGSPLKADSPPCNDTLDDCVQCSCDSTITQQDKKTVIHNSEGDLRCVTGAPMCDDVDGQLNLCSDASKGSPSEPSVLTSVGSPGVQGGSEGNDTSSILGNKLDHPGSDGKQDDVCTVHQEEGDTLDLKEDSADERMIVITERKEEINHEEGESLEAEKVVERQSKTVEETEEIVERLGNCGGEDRGKKEENDVCIGPTDPHLSTLASPPPDPPHSNDGLTAQSESPVSAPPVSNTATSNPTKAPSTSESVELEVLSQGKTDMQPTIHGAKPHFPGSSAVPETAPMLQTVLVKRSTPVIVRSDSLKPRGWRDSSRGEPNQLQSLEIPSPQGERQACTPAETQTKDSESNPEPLECHSQKETSSLSSSLVAQSSTDVLRAECEPNLSEDSTVAGVTEPDSVPKISTPSLDGSSTLSCSSESTRSSFSFDTESEAGYGEPSPSVLPRSWGPEGAGMPSWTAPKPHKKERKKRSRCGTCEPCLRKISCGQCSCCLNRRTGHQICKLRKCVELKRRRPSSPLIPTTAQVVPESGSVNGKGKAQMDDTHTAAEEDEGEEGHIPHTQSPPINHSLTHNLASDQAGWPALIKREPGLELTSIALHQHVCSSVGFQNGSTENLTKPNGANMTTGSHSDLKSAFKRTAMASEPQTSIIATIPKDCSENGPKTPPDDMSVPLKKIKLEEPWVWITEQATTQLSDEDEVCENPLSTLAAVVCLSVRERKGLEEKLFCSRSSILRSIKTEPPDLHFVKKEPGDLKNDLCQKSTPVSQQKTPQPMKSEPPPSILLPSVQSLAEKRNLSFDQAIAIEALTQLAAIPESTPGSIKAESKCEHPISTAAPFSTSSTNTTLQEAKPTAAICYNKVSVISSPLHQMSVIRPPVARQGNVIQCSRGSNSNTKLSLQDLLEASSDSDKAPCRRTEQGFGSHFIKSESSYKHPSDMKFSKDHERLFGTEDRDGVGKARRNRDEEEVAAQLADLAFIIQSRQSQQSENNPPKGAPVSAIKYNYNSQLSPSQKKALVKKAKATPPKPRKKKISDGLHEGVNRRTPLSKRMPNGEMPNRGRGQKILPQGKSGLHHKRNLFLPQAQIDLKRYLAEAQEERRQLIHHSNSHNTALIGPQTQNYTTLTRINHTCGQENQPWSLSNGPLHQHNPCNGHAAGPEQECERHLLSQVAQPCGGLQHGADPNTSSASTALLSHTTGHHGLANGFSGARQSPPPSQQSYYKLERSGPVTVLSTATDGDMGHSAESTPSKNSVNSFLESPMSFLDTPTKNLLNTPSKKLADLPSCQCMDQIIEKEEGPYYTHLGAGPSVAAVRELMENRYGAKGSAVRVEVVVYTGKEGRSSQGCPIAKWVIRRGSEEEKLLCLVRQRPGHYCDAAVLVILILAWEGIPRPVADHLYQELTETLFKYGSPTSRRCALNEDRTCACQGLDPDTCGASFSFGCSWSMYFNGCKFARSKVPRKFRLLGDYREEEEKIENNLQNLATDLAPLYKRLAPEAFQNQVEHEETGCECRLGRKEGRPFSGVTACVDFCAHAHKDTHNMNNGSTVVCTLTKEDNRAVRNIPQDEQLHVLPLYKISDRDEFGQVEGQWAKIQSGALQVLSSFPREVRLLAEPVKSARKIRQEARLKAQAERLEKKLGLAPLTPGKMKNDTPNKEPQGYYSSYRIPPRPASVGRYLPERNQHSTYSQSTSSYPTPGAGVTPQGEVISPNHHSLPGLQFGQNGSALSYKTMSDSVNGYSPASGDQSVHSERIPPHNVLSDYPCTFKTEPNKVHCSSLCRPSPSGSAPPPSSFSPRPTSEGLFSRLNGLHRAAGDVTAEVRGHGLPPLSSLPLPLQTPPLEPEEVKQEEVWSDSEHNFLDHNIGGVAVAPSHGSILIECARRELHATTPILRPNRSHPTRISLVFYQHKSLNEPGHGMAMWDAKMAKRERDREEEAERLRMEDSLNNGNGARGAELEEEGGEKAEEARRIMNVPTRQTWTLPRDGVITVSPYALTQVTGPYNRWT from the exons ATGCCTGCTACTACCAAACCCGCCAGGAGACAGACACCTGCTCAGAGGAAAAATGCCCAGAAAGTGATTGGCACCAAAAGGCAAACCTGTAACTCAAATAAACCCCAAGGAAGAGCCACAGAGAGGCCCCAGAAAGCACCTGCAGAATCAAGAAGGTCAACAGTCAGAGCCCAGGTGCAGTTGGGGCGAAGCCCCCATGGAAGAGGGGTTAGTGGGCCGGCTGGCCAGGGCCCTGGGAGGTCCCCTGGCAGGGTTAACCATGCCCTAAACGTAACAGGATCTGCAAGGCTTAGACGGCCGAGCAATCTGCCTGAACACTGCAGCGAGTTACAAGACCCCCTAGGGCGAAGAACATCCCTGCGGGGCACCCGGGTGTCTGTTACCCCCTGCCAGCCTCCTAAACCTGGCAGAGGGGGGAGAAACAGCagggggagcagagggagaggagcagcaTCCCAGCAcggaaacacaacaaaccagcCTTCAAGCACCAGCATCAACGATTCGACTCCTGACAAGGGTGATGAGGAAAGCGAGAAAGTGGACACCTGTGATGTTGAAGAAATCCTTCCAGTGTCTCTAAAGACTGATTTTGAAGTTCCAGCGAGTATCAAAGATCAGGGTCTAGGAGTCAACAATGCTAAAGAGGGCAGCCCTCTTAAAGCAGATTCACCACCGTGTAACGACACACTGGACGACTGTGTGCAGTGCAGCTGTGACAGTACCATAACCCAGCAAGACAAAAAGACTGTCATCCATAACAGTGAAGGTGACCTGAGGTGTGTGACTGGGGCCCCCATGTGTGATGATGTTGATGGACAGCTAAACCTCTGCAGTGACGCAAGTAAAGGCAGTCCCTCTGAGCCCTCTGTGCTAACGAGTGTTGGCTCACCAGGGGTGCAGGGTGGCAGCGAGGGAAATGACACTTCATCTATCCTTGGAAATAAGCTTGATCATCCTGGCAGTGATGGTAAGCAAGATGATGTGTGTACTGTCCATCAGGAGGAAGGTGACACGTTGGACTTGAAAGAGGACAGCGCAGATGAAAGAATGATAGTCatcactgagagaaaagaggagataaATCATGAGGAAGGAGAGAGTTTAGAGGCAGAGAAAGTAGTTGAGAGACAAAGTAAGACTGTGGAAGAGACGGAGGAGATTGTCGAGAGGCTGGGTAACTGTGGGGGAGAAGATcgaggaaaaaaagaggagaatgaTGTATGCATCGGTCCTACTGACCCCCACCTCAGCACTCTAGCTTCTCCACCTCCAGATCCTCCTCACTCTAACGATGGACTGACGGCACAGTCTGAATCACCTGTAAGTGCGCCACCAGTCTCCAACACAGCTACCTCAAATCCCACCAAAGCCCCATCCACCTCAGAGTCAGTTGAACTAGAGGTTCTGAGCCAGGGTAAGACAGACATGCAACCTACCATTCATGGTGCTAAACCTCACTTCCCAGGGTCCTCAGCTGTCCCTGAAACTGCCCCGATGTTGCAGACTGTCTTAGTGAAAAGAAGCACGCCGGTTATTGTCCGCAGTGACTCCCTCAAACCTAGGGGCTGGAGGGATTCAAGCCGCGGGGAACCAAACCAACTGCAAAGCCTAGAGATCCCTTCTCCTCAGGGGGAAAGACAAGCATGCAcaccagcagagacacagaccaAAGATAGTGAATCCAATCCAGAGCCATTGGAGTGCCACAGCCAGAAAGAGACATCCTCACTGTCGTCGTCGCTCGTTGCTCAGTCGAGCACAGATGTCCTCAGAGCTGAGTGCGAACCGAACCTGAGCGAGGACAGCACTGTGGCAGGAGTGACAGAGCCGGACTCAGTGCCAAAGATCTCGACTCCCTCTCTGGATGGTAGCTCCACCTtgtcctgcagctcagagagcactcgctcctctttttcttttgacacTGAATCAGAGGCAGGGTATGGAGAACCCAGCCCCTCTGTTCTACCCAGATCCTGGGGGCCAGAAGGGGCCGGCATGCCCTCCTGGACTGCTCCAAAACCACataagaaagagaggaagaagcgGAGCAGGTGTGGGACATGTGAGCCATGCCTGAGGAAGATCAGCTGTGGtcagtgcagctgctgcctcaACCGCAGGACTGGCCACCAGATCTGCAAGCTGAGGAAGTGTGTTGaactgaaaagaagaagacCTTCGTCTCCGCTCATTCCCACCACTGCACAG gtggTTCCAGAAAGTGGGTCAGTAAATGGCAAAGGCAAGGCACAGATGGATGACACCCACAcggcagcagaggaggatgagggggaGGAAGGCCACATACCTCATACACAATCTCCCCCCATCAACCATTCGCTCACCCACAACCTGGCCTCGGACCAAGCCGGATGGCCAGCACTTATTAAAAGAGAGCCCGGGTTGGAGCTGACCAGCATTGCACTTCACCAACATGTATGCTCTTCTGTGGGTTTTCAGAATGGTTCTACTGAGAACCTGACAAAACCTAACGGTGCTAATATGACCACTGGGTCACACTCTGATCTGAAGTCTGCTTTTAAAAGAACTGCGATGGCATCAGAGCCTCAAACGTCAATAATAGCTACAATTCCTAAGGACTGCTCTGAGAACGGACCCAAGACTCCTCCAGATGACATGTCAGTTCCACTAAAGAAGATCAAGCTGGAGGAGCCGTGGGTGTGGATCACTGAACAAGCCACCACACAGCTGAGTGATGAAGATGAGGTCTGTGAAAACCCGCTGTCCACACTGGCGGCTGTggtttgtctttctgtcaggGAGAGGAAGGGATTGGAAGAGAAACTCTTCTGCTCACGTTCTTCCATTCTTCGCTCCATCAAAACGGAACCACCAGATTTGCACTTCGTCAAAAAAGAGCCAGGGGACTTAAAGAATGACTTGTGTCAGAAAAGCACTCCTGTTAGCCAGCAAAAGACTCCCCAGCCTATGAAAAGTGAACCTCCTCCAAGTATCTTGCTACCAAGCGTGCAGTCTTTGGCAGAGAAGAGAAATCTTAGTTTTGATCAGGCTATTGCTATTGAGGCCTTGACTCAGCTGGCAGCTATACCTGAAAGTACCCCAGGGTCCATTAAAGCTGAAAGTAAGTGTGAACATCCCATTTCTACTGCTGCCCCATTTTCAACCTCCAGCACAAATACAACCCTGCAAGAGGCCAAACCCACAGCAGCTATCTGCTACAACAAAGTCTCGGTCATAAGCTCACCACTACACCAGATGTCAGTCATACGCCCTCCTGTGGCCAGACAAGGGAATGTCATCCAATGCTCCCGGGGGTCGAACTCTAACACAAAGCTGTCTCTGCAGGATCTCTTAGAGGCCAGTTCAGACAGTGATAAAGCACCCtgcaggaggacagagcaggGCTTTGGTTCTCATTTCATCAAGTCTGAAAGCAGCTATAAACATCCCAGTGATATGAAGTTCAGTAAAGATCATGAGCGGTTGTTtgggacagaggacagagacgGGGTTGGTAAAGcaaggagaaacagagatgaggaggaggtggcagcTCAGCTGGCAGACCTGGCCTTTATCATCCAGTCCCGTCAAAGCCAGCAATCAGAGAACAACCCTCCAAAAGGAGCACCAGTGTCGGCCATCAAATACAACTACAACTCACAGCTATCCCCCAGTCAGAAAAAGGCCCTtgtgaaaaaagcaaaagctaCACCTCCCAAGCCCAGAAAGAAGAAGATAAGTGATGGACTACACGAGGGGGTCAACCGCAGGACCCCCCTCTCAAAACGCATGCCAAATGGAGAGATGCCCAACAGAGGCAGAGGCCAGAAGATTCTTCCACAGGGGAAGTCAGGCCTTCACCACAAGAGGAACCTGTTTTTGCCTCAGGCTCAAATTGACCTGAAGAGATACTTGGCTGAGGCTCAGGAGGAAAGGAGGCAACTCATCCATCACAGTAACTCACACAATACAGCCCTCATAGGGCCACAGACTCAGAACTACACCACTCTCACGAGGATCAACCACACTTGTGGACAAGAAAATCAGCCATGGTCCCTTTCGAATGGTCCACTCCACCAACATAATCCATGCAATGGTCATGCTGCAGGACCGGAGCAGGAGTGCGAAAGGCATTTGTTATCTCAGGTAGCGCAGCCCTGTGGTGGGCTGCAGCATGGTGCTGATCCTAACACCAGCTCAGCCAGTACCGCTCTCCTCAGCCACACCACTGGGCACCATGGTCTGGCTAATGGCTTCTCAGGGGCTCGACAGTCCCCTCCTCCAAGCCAGCAGAGCTACTACAAGCTGGAGAGGTCAGGACCTGTCACTGTCCTGTCCACAGCTACTGATGGGGATATGGGCCACTCTGCAGAGTCAACTCCATCCAAGAACAGCGTCAACAGCTTTCTAGAGTCTCCAATGAGTTTTCTGGATACCCCTACCAAGAACTTGCTCAATACTCCTTCCAAAAAACTGGCTGACCTTCCATCCTGTCAATGCATGG ACCAAATCATTGAGAAGGAGGAGGGCCCGTACTATACTCATCTTGGGGCAGGACCTAGTGTTGCTGCAGTGAGAGAACTGATGGAAAACAG GTATGGTGCCAAAGGAAGTGCAGTAAGGGTGGAAGTTGTTGTTTACACtgggaaagaaggaaggagcTCT CAGGGGTGTCCAATTGCTAAATGG GTGATCCGGCGTGGCAGTgaagaggagaagctgctgtgtttggtCCGCCAGAGGCCAGGGCACTACTGTGATGCCGCCGTGTTGGTGATCCTTATCCTGGCTTGGGAGGGAATCCCTCGGCCTGTGGCGGATCACCTCTACCAGGAGCTCACGGAGACACTTTTTAAATACGGCTCCCCCACCAGCCGTCGCTGCGCTCTCAATGAAGA TCGTACGTGTGCGTGCCAGGGTCTGGACCCAGACACTTGTGGAGCCTCATTTTCCTTTGGCTGCTCCTGGAGTATGTACTTCAATGGCTGTAAGTTTGCCCGCAGCAAAGTGCCCCGCAAGTTTCGCCTGCTTGGAGACTACcgggaggag gaggagaaaatagagaacAACCTTCAGAATCTTGCCACTGACCTTGCACCTCTCTACAAAAGACTGGCGCCTGAGGCCTTCCAAAACCAG GTGGAACATGAGGAGACAGGTTGCGAATGTCGGctgggaaggaaggagggacGTCCGTTTTCTGGGGTCACTGCCTGTGTGGATTTCTGTGCTCACGCTCACAAGGACACTCACAACATGAATAACGGCAGCACTGTG GTTTGCACTTTAACCAAGGAAGATAACCGTGCAGTGCGTAACATACCACAAGATGAGCAGCTCCACGTTCTGCCACTTTACAAGATCTCTGACAGGGATGAGTTTGGTCAGGTTGAAGGCCAGTGGGCCAAAATCCAAAGTGGTGCTCTGCAAGTTCTGTCTTCCTTCCCCCGTGAG gTGCGTCTGCTGGCTGAGCCGGTGAAATCAGCACGGAAGATAAGGCAAGAAGCTCGTCTGAAGGCCCAGGCAGAGAGACTGGAGAAGAAACTCGGGTTGGCGCCTCTCACTCCTGGGAAAATGAAAAACGATACCCCCAACAAAG AGCCACAGGGCTACTACAGCTCATACAGAATACCACCCAGACCTGCCAGTGTCGGTAGGTATCTACCGGAGAGGAACCAACACAGCACTTACAGCCAGAGCACCAGCAGCTATCCCACTCCAGGTGCAGGAGTCACCCCACAGGGGGAGGTCATCTCCCCCAACCACCACAGCTTGCCTGGCCTCCAGTTTGGACAGAATGGCTCAGCTCTCAGTTATAAAACAATGAGTGACAGCGTGAATGGTTATTCTCCAGCATCTGGTGACCAGAGTGTCCACTCAGAACGTATACCTCCACATAATGTCCTTAGTGACTACCCCTGTACTTTTAAAACTGAGCCCAATAAGGTGCACTGCTCTTCTCTGTGCAGACCCTCCCCCAGCGGGAgtgctcctcctccctcctccttctccccgAGACCTACCTCTGAGGGCCTCTTCAGTAGGCTCAACGGACTCCACAGGGCTGCAGGAGATGTCACGgcagaggtcaggggtcacgGCCTCCCTCCgctctcatctctccctctccccttaCAAACTCCTCCACTTGAACCAGAGGAAGTTAAACAGGAAGAAGTGTGGTCAGACAGCGAGCACAACTTCCTGGACCACAACATAGGCGGAGTCGCTGTGGCACCCTCGCACGGTTCCATCCTGATAGAGTGTGCGCGGCGGGAGCTCCACGCCACCACCCCTATCCTCAGGCCAAACCGCAGCCACCCCACACGCATCTCTCTGGTCTTCTACCAGCACAAGTCTCTAAATGAGCCAGGCCACGGGATGGCTATGTGGGATGCCAAAATGGCCAAGAGGGAGCGGGACAgggaagaggaggctgagagaTTAAGGATGGAAGACAGCCTGAACAACGGCAATGGAGCTAGAGGTGCGGAGctagaggaggagggaggggagaaggcAGAGGAGGCAAGGAGGATCATGAATGTCCCCACACGTCAAACATGGACTCTCCCGAGGGATGGCGTCATCACCGTGTCCCCTTATGCTCTTACCCAAGTGACGGGCCCCTACAATCGCTGGACTTAG